One Pleurodeles waltl isolate 20211129_DDA chromosome 3_2, aPleWal1.hap1.20221129, whole genome shotgun sequence genomic window carries:
- the LOC138286632 gene encoding tigger transposable element-derived protein 3-like, with protein sequence MDYKLRRNVLSLAKKIELLSKSARPGVARKDLAKEFGIDVSCVCRIIKNRESLLTEWLKGGNQDRKRKRDGKDARIEDALFQWFTAAHEHGIPVSGPMLMEKARDLAIAMGVEFEPTSGWLSRWKKRNNVGSRCQKAEASFQTAENWYLNTLPSLLSSYSPMDIFKADEMAVFFREMPDRVVESRDLSTVNRVREYVTVIVCANSFGTEKMRLLVIGRSKKPRCFKGVTMDALPVQYEADLYTRLSVNIFQKWVHGIDACMRRAGRQILLFIDHCTAHNIGDLDNVKIVILPSKSPSVLKSVDQEVIRSLRKNYRKQIFTKIIGDFDGSDPQSAMDLARSITILDAAHMLNAAWNNVRPETIRQCFAQAGLWKVVGPGTKQELPGPNGQVLAASGCLHSYPIVNVKKEPLDELPSPEVCKVVIQHPEGIDPEDSALEDNIEEEDEEDDSPEIVPPSTREVWEMMRRIRNYVETREKRDFEWFYSFERRLESLSDASKRQANNSIDYKEEL encoded by the coding sequence ATGGATTACAAGTTAAGAAGGAATGTGCTTTCTTTAGCCAAAAAAATTGAGTTGCTATCCAAGTCTGCACGCCCTGGTGTTGCCCGCAAGGATCTTGCAAAAGAGTTTGGGATTGATGTGTCATGCGTATGCCGCATCATAAAAAACCGCGAGAGCTTGTTGACTGAGTGGCTTAAAGGTGGGAACCAGGACCGCAAAAGAAAAAGGGATGGCAAAGATGCTAGGATTGAGGATGCCCTCTTCCAGTGGTTCACAGCTGCACATGAGCATGGTATCCCGGTATCTGGACCAATGTTGATGGAGAAGGCACGAGATTTGGCAATAGCGATGGGAGTAGAATTCGAACCAACATCGGGCTGGCTGTCCCGATGGAAGAAACGTAACAATGTTGGCAGCCGATGTCAGAAGGCCGAGGCAAGCTTTCAGACTGCGGAAAATTGGTACCTGAATACCTTGCCCTCCCTGCTGTCCAGCTACAGCCCAATGGACATTTTTAAGGCTGacgaaatggctgtatttttcagagAGATGCCTGACCGAGTGGTGGAAAGTCGTGATCTTTCTACTGTGAACAGGGTTAGAGAAtatgttacagtcattgtctgtgCAAACTCTTTTGGGACTGAAAAAATGCGTCTTCTAGTCATTGGCAGATCAAAGAAACCGAGGTGTTTTAAGGGTGTCACCATGGATGCTCTTCCTGTCCAGTATGAGGCAGATTTATACACTAGACTAAGCGTTAACATATTCCAGAAGTGGGTACATGGAATTGACGCATGCATGAGGAGGGCTGGGAGGCAAATACTATTGTTCATTGACCACTGCACAGCACACAACATTGGCGACCTGGACAATGTAAAGATTGTCATATTACCCTCAAAGTCACCATCTGTCCTGAAATCTGTAGACCAGGAGGTCATCCGGTCAttgaggaagaactacaggaaACAAATCTTCACTAAGATTATTGGCGATTTTGATGGTAGTGACCCGCAGTCTGCCATGGACTTGGCAAGGAGCATTACTATTCTAGACGCCGCACACATGTTGAATGCAGCTTGGAATAATGTCCGACCTGAGACCATCCGGCAGTGCTTTGCCCAGGCTGGACTGTGGAAAGTGGTGGGGCCTGGGACTAAGCAAGAGCTTCCAGGGCCAAACGGCCAGGTCTTAGCAGCCAGTGGATGCCTTCATTCCTATCCAATTGTGAACGTCAAAAAGGAACCCTTGGATGAGTTGCCTAGTCCAGAGGTGTGCAAGGTGGTGATTCAGCACCCAGAAGGCATTGACCCAGAGGATTCAGCGCTGGAAGACAACattgaggaggaggatgaagaagatgacAGCCCAGAAATCGTCCCACCTTCAACTCGTGAAGTGTGGGAAATGATGCGGAGGATCAGGAACTACGTAGAAACCAGAGAAAAGAGGGACTTCGAGTGGTTTTACTCATTCGAGC